A region of the candidate division KSB1 bacterium genome:
TCTTTCTATATTTGAACAGTTATTCAAGTAACAAAACAAAAGGGCAAATATGACTGAACTCACCAGCGAAAGCTGTATTCGCAAAAATGTCGATGTACGCATGTTGCAAAGCTTGCAAAAACAACTTCATGAAAAATGGGATCTCGAAAACCTGGCGGACTTACTCACTGTAGCCGGTAACGAAACCAGGTTGAAGATTTTATTTTTGCTGGCGCAAAAGCCGGAACTGTGCGTCTGTGACATCGCTGACGTGACTGCCATGACGGTTTCCTCAATCAGTCACCAGCTCAGCAAGCTGCGGGCGCACGGACTCATCGCCAAACGCCGCGAAGCACAGACGATTTTTTATCGATTGCAGGAGACGCCTTTCGTCGATTTTTTAAAACAACTGTTCGAATTGGAGGATTGAAATGAACAAAACAGCTTTGACCAGCGTCGGTTCGGTGCTCTCGGCCCTGTTGGCCTCTTTGTGCTGCATCGGCCCTGTAGTGTTTGCGCTCATCGGCGCCGGCAGTTTGGGATTTGCTGCTGCCTTTGAGCCGTACCGGCCTTATCTCCTCGCTTTGACGGTGCTCTTCCTGGGGACCGCCTTTTATTTCACCTATCGCAAACGTCAGGTCCAATGCGAAGACGGCACCTGCAAAATAGAGAGCGCCGGCAAATGGCACAAAATCTTTCTGTGGATTGCGGCGACCTTCGCTGTCGTCTTCATGTTTTTTCCACAAATTTTAACGTTACTCTAAATGGAGGAGGTAGAATCATGATCAAGAAATTTTTAAGCCTGGGTTTGGTTGTTCTGTTAGGAGCGGCCCTGATTTTTGGTTGCGCTAAAACCAAGGAAAAAACCCAAACCGAAAAGCCGGGGGAAACGGTTGCGATTAACGTTCAAAAAGTCAAGTTGGACATTGAAGGCATGACCTGCTCCGGCTGCGCCTTCGGCGTCGAAACCGCCTTGAAGAAAGTGGATGGTGTCAAACAAGCCGGGGCGAGTTTTGATGAAAAA
Encoded here:
- a CDS encoding winged helix-turn-helix transcriptional regulator, coding for MTELTSESCIRKNVDVRMLQSLQKQLHEKWDLENLADLLTVAGNETRLKILFLLAQKPELCVCDIADVTAMTVSSISHQLSKLRAHGLIAKRREAQTIFYRLQETPFVDFLKQLFELED
- a CDS encoding heavy-metal-associated domain-containing protein, whose translation is MIKKFLSLGLVVLLGAALIFGCAKTKEKTQTEKPGETVAINVQKVKLDIEGMTCSGCAFGVETALKKVDGVKQAGASFDEKSAEVEFDPAVAKVDQLVEAVSKAGFKAKAASLN